The following are encoded in a window of Paenibacillus polymyxa genomic DNA:
- a CDS encoding S-layer homology domain-containing protein — protein sequence MKRLLSMLLTVGLIIGLVPAALVGTAHAATGTYFIFPSEKYDVDSARMVNTDRVTVNGTINGVNGSTISYSVFQLSKNGTNLNVVNKNESQKGGITVSGSTLKVTDIKLFPGLNRITFQSSQNSADMKDSIYIEYQDGPKLYDLSATLNGETEQLLENQTAVLTDARNSGTDDVKVVIQGTAPNADSVTLTSAKSSNTYTVNSYTAYKLTGSVVLSPGKNIVTIKVGNGTQALTVTREITIYTGKPEFSDLTLNKDGNVSADLTTSPDFTVSSTSGVVLKGNVLVPGGATDPGVATINARFTDVSNNGSAVGSATGVDATIDTANVVTSNGYKVYPFQVTVPSEAVLDHLTRASLGITYTDSSTPPAPSAVQFTLRSSTQPYIDDVNYLPDFNTQLLNRTKGSGSDQAAALDEAMKLTGSSMKNKTTDAASVPVGMEFIVVNGAPSSISELSGVTVHTVGSPQDVIRTINGKSTQVKKIVAYVDTLPKEGQNVLNFYLNGDSTKLIKATVNLLQGPFMKYDTIYDGQQIPLNTSSSNLNTYKLTQLGNFKGKLLDVSNAADIHYTGSNRNVFLYINNVLVDLDGSGADFKLAASSETAAANALANGNNEIKFVYKPGIEYSNTVKVNFTQTNIPVIPVPNTQGIIPFTPVSGLSNTPKYSEIAPKSKDANFTKVDDTNYNTSLKNINVFGTFSIADLGKADQVNGSLSDIANKDQYILEIKGSDDSEVNWTLSNEFFSAEDAKTTYNSGSTTDKFTNKDLKDLLVYYHPDKKYFSFVLKNQTISQDGTPVAYNITLYNSGKGGPFATFRLQVSGQSTSFDILRPLPEKRIVNQNFVQVVVNAGNADSVTVGKETAVQEGFDSDYDGTIDYPSTYKAIVTGLKANKDNKIDVVVTVGKEKLKQTITVKYVPTNIPGEQYMEAMKTSHKVFDGNLTLAFAKGTSLIRRDYDQPQQFKNQVFSGHTLYFAIANSEDGVVDRHEFETEKALSDMRSLIADGSKYFNRDFPSRFTKSSPVFWIDPGTADDIKTDAYDPVTYGADPYQLANKSQNDNSKIKNFYWRDPSNELVPSKRATLTLTYDSSIAQDAGKQMSVFYFDSDLKDWQNIGGVVDPKKHTIKVPFDRFGYYVVAKVGETYSDVIKHKYARDYIEAILAKGVMNPMDPINSFGPDSYIKRGEFTSMIVKGLQIPLNFSGAKHFDDVSIPNTISADALYDYRYIETAARAGIVKGSQPRIFMPEDVITRQDAAVIIAKALNLKLETDHDKIMKNLSKTFKDADKIDYYAQASVLAIAKKGFITGSPVDASDLKKGYMFNPTSLTLRGDAAIIVAKVMADKKLLPKI from the coding sequence TTGAAACGATTGCTATCCATGTTGCTGACGGTTGGTCTCATCATTGGCTTGGTGCCGGCGGCCCTGGTAGGTACGGCTCATGCTGCGACGGGAACTTATTTTATTTTTCCAAGTGAAAAATATGATGTGGATTCGGCTAGAATGGTAAACACTGACCGAGTTACAGTTAACGGTACGATTAACGGAGTGAACGGAAGTACTATATCTTATAGTGTATTCCAACTCTCTAAAAATGGAACAAACCTTAACGTGGTTAATAAGAACGAGAGTCAAAAAGGCGGAATTACAGTCAGTGGCTCTACGCTTAAAGTTACAGACATTAAACTGTTTCCTGGTTTGAACCGGATTACATTTCAAAGTAGCCAAAATTCGGCTGATATGAAGGACTCCATTTACATTGAGTATCAGGATGGGCCTAAGCTTTATGATCTATCTGCTACGTTGAATGGTGAAACCGAGCAGTTGCTTGAGAATCAGACAGCGGTGCTGACAGACGCACGCAATAGCGGTACGGATGATGTGAAAGTAGTCATTCAAGGTACGGCTCCTAATGCTGACAGTGTAACGCTCACGTCTGCAAAAAGCAGTAATACGTATACAGTTAACTCTTATACCGCATATAAATTAACAGGTAGTGTGGTACTCAGTCCAGGTAAAAATATAGTGACTATTAAAGTGGGCAACGGAACTCAGGCCCTCACAGTTACACGTGAAATTACGATTTATACGGGTAAACCGGAATTCTCTGATTTGACCCTGAATAAGGATGGGAATGTTTCTGCTGATTTGACCACTTCGCCTGACTTTACCGTATCGTCTACAAGTGGTGTGGTTTTAAAAGGTAATGTTTTGGTGCCAGGCGGTGCAACCGATCCAGGAGTGGCCACAATCAATGCACGTTTTACCGATGTGAGTAACAATGGTAGTGCTGTAGGTAGTGCGACTGGGGTTGATGCCACAATTGATACTGCAAATGTAGTTACATCAAATGGTTATAAAGTATATCCATTTCAGGTGACTGTACCTTCGGAAGCTGTACTTGATCATTTGACCAGAGCATCCCTGGGCATAACTTATACGGATAGCAGTACACCTCCAGCTCCATCGGCTGTCCAATTTACATTGCGCAGCAGCACTCAGCCGTATATTGATGATGTTAACTATCTTCCTGATTTTAATACTCAATTGTTGAACAGAACTAAAGGAAGCGGGTCTGATCAGGCAGCTGCCCTAGATGAAGCTATGAAATTAACAGGTAGCTCTATGAAGAACAAGACTACAGATGCTGCATCTGTACCCGTAGGTATGGAGTTTATCGTTGTTAATGGTGCACCTTCTTCAATTAGTGAGCTTTCCGGAGTAACGGTTCATACTGTAGGGTCGCCTCAAGATGTGATTCGTACAATTAATGGTAAGTCAACGCAAGTGAAGAAAATTGTTGCTTATGTAGACACTTTGCCTAAAGAAGGACAAAATGTACTGAATTTTTATCTGAATGGTGATTCGACCAAGTTAATTAAAGCTACGGTGAATCTGTTGCAGGGTCCGTTCATGAAATACGACACGATTTATGATGGGCAACAAATTCCGTTGAATACATCCAGCTCAAACTTGAATACCTATAAATTGACTCAGCTGGGCAACTTTAAAGGTAAATTACTTGATGTGAGCAACGCAGCAGATATTCATTACACTGGAAGTAACCGAAATGTATTTCTGTATATTAATAATGTATTGGTTGATTTGGATGGTTCAGGAGCGGACTTCAAGCTTGCTGCTTCCTCGGAGACAGCCGCAGCCAATGCCTTGGCGAACGGAAATAATGAAATCAAGTTTGTATACAAGCCAGGTATTGAGTACAGCAATACGGTAAAAGTAAACTTTACACAGACGAATATTCCAGTAATTCCTGTTCCCAACACACAAGGAATCATCCCTTTTACACCAGTTAGCGGCTTGAGCAATACGCCGAAATATAGCGAAATTGCTCCGAAATCAAAAGATGCTAATTTCACCAAAGTGGATGACACCAACTACAATACATCTCTGAAAAATATCAATGTATTTGGTACTTTCAGTATTGCTGATTTGGGTAAAGCAGATCAGGTAAATGGTTCGTTAAGTGATATTGCTAATAAAGATCAATATATTTTGGAGATTAAGGGATCGGATGACAGTGAAGTCAACTGGACACTGAGTAACGAGTTTTTCTCAGCAGAAGATGCTAAGACAACATACAATTCCGGTTCTACTACAGATAAATTTACAAATAAAGATTTAAAAGACCTGCTTGTGTACTACCATCCGGATAAAAAGTATTTCAGCTTTGTGTTGAAAAACCAAACTATTTCGCAAGATGGAACACCAGTAGCTTATAACATTACCTTGTACAATAGCGGCAAGGGCGGACCATTTGCTACTTTCCGACTGCAAGTATCCGGTCAATCCACATCTTTTGATATTTTGCGTCCACTCCCTGAAAAGAGAATCGTGAATCAAAACTTTGTGCAAGTTGTTGTAAATGCAGGTAATGCAGATAGTGTTACGGTAGGTAAAGAAACAGCAGTTCAAGAGGGTTTCGACTCTGATTATGATGGCACCATTGATTATCCATCAACTTACAAAGCCATCGTTACAGGTCTAAAAGCCAACAAAGATAATAAAATTGATGTAGTGGTTACTGTAGGCAAAGAAAAACTGAAACAGACTATTACTGTTAAATATGTGCCTACTAATATCCCTGGCGAGCAGTACATGGAAGCGATGAAAACATCGCACAAAGTGTTCGATGGTAATCTTACACTTGCTTTTGCGAAGGGAACGAGTCTAATTCGCCGGGATTACGATCAACCACAGCAATTCAAAAACCAGGTTTTCTCTGGCCATACTTTGTACTTTGCGATAGCAAATAGCGAAGATGGTGTGGTAGATCGTCATGAATTTGAAACTGAAAAAGCATTGTCCGATATGCGGAGCTTGATCGCAGATGGAAGTAAATATTTCAACCGGGATTTTCCAAGTCGCTTTACCAAGTCCAGTCCGGTATTCTGGATTGACCCTGGTACCGCAGATGATATCAAAACGGATGCTTACGATCCGGTGACATATGGTGCTGATCCATATCAATTGGCTAACAAATCGCAAAATGACAATAGCAAGATCAAAAACTTCTACTGGCGTGACCCATCTAACGAGCTAGTACCTTCCAAGCGTGCTACATTGACGCTGACGTATGATAGCAGTATTGCTCAGGATGCAGGGAAACAAATGTCGGTGTTCTATTTTGATTCTGATCTTAAAGACTGGCAGAACATTGGTGGTGTGGTGGATCCGAAAAAACACACCATTAAAGTACCGTTTGATCGTTTCGGTTACTATGTAGTTGCTAAAGTTGGAGAAACGTATAGTGATGTCATTAAGCACAAATACGCCAGAGATTACATCGAAGCCATTTTGGCTAAAGGTGTCATGAACCCAATGGATCCAATTAATAGCTTTGGACCTGACAGCTACATTAAAAGAGGCGAATTTACGTCTATGATCGTCAAAGGTCTGCAAATTCCGCTTAATTTCAGCGGAGCGAAGCATTTTGACGACGTGTCTATTCCAAATACGATATCAGCAGATGCGCTCTATGATTATCGTTATATTGAAACAGCTGCACGCGCTGGTATTGTCAAAGGTTCGCAACCAAGAATCTTTATGCCGGAAGATGTAATCACACGCCAAGATGCAGCAGTCATTATCGCTAAGGCATTGAATTTGAAGCTTGAAACAGATCATGACAAGATCATGAAGAATCTGTCTAAGACCTTTAAAGATGCGGACAAAATTGATTACTATGCACAGGCATCTGTATTGGCTATTGCCAAGAAAGGCTTTATTACGGGTTCACCTGTTGATGCAAGCGATCTGAAAAAAGGATATATGTTTAATCCTACTTCTCTGACCTTACGTGGAGATGCAGCCATTATTGTAGCTAAAGTTATGGCTGATAAAAAGCTGCTTCCTAAAATCTAA
- a CDS encoding glycosyltransferase family 4 protein, producing MLLIYIIGFIMALGLALLLTPLVKKFAVKVGAVDVPNARKVHTRIMPRLGGLGIFLAFLLSLLAVLPFVPDGMLSSRDINFIAAFLIGGTLITLIGALDDRFDLNAKLKFLAQIAVACMVVFAFDIRVDFVNVPFQDAYSSLESWISIPLTIFWIVGVTNAINLIDGLDGLAAGVSGIAIGTIFVMSVLMGNYMVAMLCLVLLGSIIGFLFFNFHPAKIFMGDTGSLFLGFCLAMLSMLGFKQIAIVSFITPLIIIGVPLSDTFFAIIRRKLQKKPIFSPDKGHLHHCLRELGFSHRQTVLIIYGIAAFFGVLAVIQSSAALNEANWVTFVVICIMMFFLQIGAEVIGLVGKTKRPVINTLIRLLAKPDSQTRSKL from the coding sequence ATGTTATTGATCTATATTATTGGGTTCATCATGGCACTGGGACTTGCGCTGTTACTGACACCGCTCGTCAAGAAATTCGCTGTGAAGGTTGGAGCCGTCGATGTACCGAATGCCCGAAAAGTACATACCCGAATTATGCCGCGTCTTGGCGGACTGGGGATTTTCTTGGCATTTCTGTTGTCCTTATTGGCGGTGTTACCTTTTGTGCCTGACGGAATGCTGTCCTCTCGGGATATTAACTTTATCGCAGCCTTTCTGATTGGCGGCACGCTGATTACACTGATTGGTGCTCTCGATGATCGTTTTGATCTCAATGCAAAATTGAAATTTTTGGCTCAAATTGCCGTTGCGTGTATGGTCGTGTTTGCTTTTGATATTCGTGTAGATTTTGTAAATGTACCTTTTCAGGATGCATACTCATCTTTGGAAAGCTGGATTTCCATTCCGCTTACGATTTTCTGGATCGTAGGTGTAACGAATGCCATCAATTTGATTGACGGTCTGGATGGACTGGCTGCGGGTGTCTCAGGAATTGCGATTGGGACTATCTTTGTGATGTCGGTATTGATGGGCAATTACATGGTAGCTATGCTTTGTCTTGTACTGCTGGGCAGTATTATCGGATTTTTATTTTTCAACTTTCATCCTGCGAAAATATTTATGGGTGATACAGGGTCATTATTTTTAGGTTTCTGTCTGGCCATGCTATCCATGCTTGGTTTCAAGCAAATTGCTATCGTATCTTTTATTACGCCATTGATTATTATCGGTGTACCTTTGTCAGATACATTCTTTGCTATCATTCGTCGCAAGTTGCAGAAAAAACCGATTTTCTCTCCGGATAAAGGTCATTTGCATCACTGCTTACGCGAACTAGGTTTCAGTCACAGACAGACGGTGTTGATTATCTACGGTATTGCGGCATTTTTCGGTGTATTGGCTGTGATTCAATCGTCTGCTGCGCTTAATGAAGCGAACTGGGTCACCTTTGTCGTGATTTGTATTATGATGTTCTTCCTACAGATTGGTGCAGAGGTTATTGGTCTTGTTGGCAAAACCAAACGCCCAGTTATAAACACACTGATTCGCTTGCTGGCTAAGCCAGATTCCCAAACGCGTTCGAAATTATAA
- a CDS encoding WecB/TagA/CpsF family glycosyltransferase: MTVDKVTNVPTVPIFGVPVSRLNMKDTLNVLIQAVESRQPHQVITANPIMVMAALEDPVYMDVMKQAELIVPDGTGVVWAANYVGHPVPERVAGFDLLHELLAAGENYHWKVYLLGSTSEVIQATAKRVHELYPRITVCGKRDGFFGPKEDEAVIAAIREANPDLLFVARGADTQEPWIGKYKEQLGVPVMMGVGGSFDVISGRTKRAPKLFQKLRAEWLYRLLKEPSRYKRMLALPKFAAKVMREKENVTKV, from the coding sequence GTGACAGTTGATAAGGTTACGAATGTGCCTACCGTCCCGATTTTCGGTGTTCCGGTATCAAGGCTTAATATGAAAGATACATTAAATGTATTAATTCAAGCAGTGGAGTCTCGCCAGCCCCATCAAGTGATCACTGCCAATCCGATTATGGTCATGGCTGCATTGGAAGATCCAGTGTACATGGACGTGATGAAACAGGCAGAGTTGATTGTTCCAGATGGGACTGGCGTGGTCTGGGCTGCAAACTATGTAGGACATCCTGTACCTGAGCGGGTAGCGGGCTTTGACTTGTTACATGAATTACTTGCAGCTGGAGAAAACTATCATTGGAAGGTTTATTTACTGGGATCAACATCTGAGGTGATTCAAGCGACCGCAAAGCGGGTACATGAGCTTTATCCCCGGATTACGGTTTGTGGCAAGCGTGATGGCTTTTTTGGACCTAAAGAGGATGAAGCGGTGATTGCAGCCATTCGTGAAGCAAATCCCGATTTGTTGTTTGTAGCACGTGGAGCGGACACACAGGAACCCTGGATTGGTAAATATAAGGAACAACTGGGTGTACCGGTGATGATGGGGGTTGGCGGTAGCTTCGATGTTATATCAGGCAGAACCAAACGCGCACCTAAATTGTTCCAAAAGCTACGGGCTGAATGGTTATATAGACTCCTCAAAGAGCCAAGCCGATACAAAAGAATGCTTGCGCTGCCGAAATTCGCCGCGAAAGTGATGCGCGAAAAAGAAAACGTCACAAAAGTGTGA
- the csaB gene encoding polysaccharide pyruvyl transferase CsaB, whose protein sequence is MVTTAQTIIISGYYGFNNSGDEAVLKSILTALEEESRQAGITIKPVVLSSDPAWTQKMYGVEAVPRMSLGEVRRAIKNSDGLISGGGSLLQDATSPKSIPYYLAILKLAQWAGKPTFVYAQGIGPVQRKIFYPMIRSVFQRCEYVSVRDEQSAALLGTMKLKNPVVEVVPDPVMGLPLPSGSELHKAATETDKDKLPIVGVSVRYWDKERRDLTAIADGLKKLAAERRVHLRFLPFHLPDDEQASRMVMDLLGDIRGTGSLVSMCDQVTDPQQMLLEVSRCSLMIGMRLHSLIYAASHQVPPLGISYDPKIDHFLSRVGSQPVGTTEALDGQKLANESMRLLDQRSQWIESQGAAIALLKSEARLPAQHIVNYLCRKG, encoded by the coding sequence ATGGTCACCACAGCTCAAACGATAATCATCTCGGGTTATTACGGCTTTAACAATAGTGGAGATGAGGCGGTGCTTAAGTCGATTTTGACAGCTTTAGAGGAGGAGAGTCGTCAGGCGGGGATTACAATCAAGCCTGTTGTTCTGTCTTCTGACCCCGCTTGGACACAGAAAATGTACGGAGTAGAAGCTGTACCACGGATGAGTCTGGGGGAAGTTCGTAGAGCGATTAAAAACAGCGATGGGCTAATAAGTGGCGGCGGGAGTTTGCTCCAGGATGCAACAAGCCCTAAAAGTATTCCGTATTATCTGGCGATTCTGAAACTGGCCCAATGGGCTGGAAAACCGACGTTTGTATATGCTCAGGGCATTGGTCCGGTACAACGGAAGATATTTTATCCTATGATCCGTTCTGTGTTTCAGCGCTGTGAATATGTTTCTGTAAGAGATGAGCAGTCTGCCGCACTACTGGGTACTATGAAACTAAAGAACCCGGTTGTCGAAGTTGTTCCTGATCCGGTAATGGGGCTTCCATTGCCCTCGGGTTCCGAGCTGCATAAAGCAGCAACTGAAACGGATAAGGATAAACTTCCGATCGTTGGTGTATCTGTACGTTACTGGGATAAGGAGCGTCGCGATTTAACGGCTATTGCGGACGGCTTGAAAAAATTAGCTGCTGAGCGCCGTGTACACTTACGCTTTTTACCTTTCCATCTGCCTGATGACGAGCAGGCTTCAAGGATGGTAATGGATTTGTTGGGGGATATTAGGGGGACGGGAAGCCTTGTCAGCATGTGCGATCAAGTCACCGATCCTCAACAGATGCTTTTGGAAGTCAGTCGTTGCAGTTTGATGATCGGGATGCGATTACACAGCTTGATCTATGCAGCATCCCACCAGGTGCCTCCGTTGGGGATATCCTACGATCCCAAAATTGATCATTTCCTCAGCCGTGTCGGTAGCCAGCCTGTAGGCACTACAGAGGCACTGGATGGACAAAAGCTGGCTAATGAGTCTATGCGGTTGCTGGATCAGCGAAGTCAATGGATTGAGAGCCAGGGAGCGGCCATTGCTTTGTTAAAAAGTGAGGCTCGCTTACCGGCACAGCATATCGTTAATTACTTGTGTCGCAAAGGATGA
- a CDS encoding DUF5693 family protein: MYQKWQYWNTTSRKWLWILVAVGLLASIPVIADRVKTESSSKKVEIVFDYRDLTEAASYQAHPQDYLNEQLDRLQQAGVNSMAMYESTLDDFRKAGRVVTYTTQNVADMEKRLSPANENFTYIVFADKENAEALKPLILRTFTSLDINVKPWTYQGQEGLVVETSPEDAYLKPMQPDPIAMKQLRSKGFFIVPRMSDSLPYNQELTEEMLASFQQNGVKRILFEGDSVKGFTDNEKEHSLAAFAKLLNKYDIGLAAIENLKKPQAGFNKLAYDIHYNVVRLYSLSDKDSTLDVETLADRFALATKDRNIRMLYLNTAPSRSIAEAKVKDSVDNLIHSLDKPGNAVQRMEKKGFELGQAEPFQVVDSSIQRYLKMIVLLGALAFFSIMVSYFVPALTLLAFALGLAGSAGLYVLNSSLMEQGLALLAAISGPTVAMIIAVRTIRIKREQGAELSVGQRLIQTFILYVQTAILSLAAVPFVIALLNSIAYSLVLNQFRGVSLLHILPIFLAAIYIFFYRGVSIREEISKLLRTPITVLWVIALAVIAAAGYYYLTRTGNAGTVSNTELVFRNFLENAFGVRPRNKEFLMAHPLFIAGAFLALKYRKAIYLLIIAAIGQASMVDTFAHIHSPAALSLSRGLLGLGLGLVLGIIAIVVWQVLEGCWKKWSPQLKR; encoded by the coding sequence GTGTATCAGAAATGGCAGTATTGGAATACGACTTCTCGAAAATGGTTATGGATTTTGGTGGCTGTCGGCTTGCTGGCTTCCATTCCAGTCATCGCCGATCGTGTGAAGACAGAATCCTCGAGTAAAAAAGTAGAGATTGTATTCGATTATCGGGATTTGACAGAGGCAGCCTCGTATCAGGCTCACCCGCAGGACTATCTGAATGAGCAACTTGACCGCTTACAGCAAGCGGGTGTGAACAGCATGGCGATGTATGAAAGTACGTTGGATGATTTCCGTAAAGCGGGTCGCGTCGTAACCTATACAACTCAGAACGTTGCCGATATGGAAAAACGGCTTTCACCTGCAAATGAGAATTTTACGTATATTGTTTTCGCTGATAAAGAAAATGCCGAGGCATTAAAGCCGTTAATTTTACGTACGTTTACAAGCCTGGACATCAATGTAAAACCTTGGACTTATCAGGGACAGGAAGGGTTAGTTGTGGAAACATCTCCAGAGGATGCGTATCTCAAGCCCATGCAGCCTGACCCGATTGCGATGAAGCAGCTTCGGAGCAAAGGATTTTTTATTGTTCCACGGATGAGCGACAGTCTTCCTTACAACCAGGAGTTGACGGAAGAGATGCTTGCTTCCTTTCAGCAAAATGGTGTAAAACGCATTTTGTTTGAAGGTGATTCAGTCAAAGGCTTCACCGATAACGAGAAAGAGCATAGCTTAGCGGCATTTGCTAAATTGCTGAACAAATACGATATTGGCCTAGCTGCTATCGAAAACTTAAAAAAACCGCAAGCAGGCTTCAATAAGCTCGCTTACGATATCCACTATAACGTTGTGCGTTTATACTCATTGAGCGATAAAGATTCAACGCTCGATGTTGAAACGTTGGCCGATCGTTTTGCATTGGCCACCAAGGACCGTAATATTCGCATGTTGTATCTGAATACCGCGCCTAGCCGTAGTATTGCTGAAGCCAAGGTGAAGGATTCGGTAGATAACCTAATCCACAGCTTGGACAAGCCGGGTAACGCTGTACAACGGATGGAGAAAAAGGGGTTTGAACTCGGACAGGCTGAACCGTTCCAAGTCGTCGATTCGTCCATTCAGCGCTATCTGAAAATGATTGTCTTACTAGGTGCACTGGCATTCTTCTCCATTATGGTGTCCTATTTCGTCCCGGCATTGACTTTGCTGGCATTTGCACTTGGCTTGGCAGGTTCAGCAGGACTTTATGTTTTGAACTCTAGCTTGATGGAGCAAGGCCTGGCCCTACTCGCAGCGATTAGCGGACCTACGGTTGCAATGATCATCGCTGTGCGTACGATTAGAATTAAACGTGAACAGGGTGCTGAACTTTCTGTAGGTCAGCGTTTGATTCAAACGTTTATACTGTACGTGCAGACGGCGATTTTGTCGCTGGCTGCGGTGCCTTTCGTTATTGCGCTGTTGAACAGTATTGCCTACAGCCTTGTGCTGAATCAATTTAGAGGTGTAAGCTTGCTTCACATTCTGCCGATCTTCTTGGCAGCGATATATATTTTCTTTTATCGTGGCGTTTCTATACGGGAGGAAATTTCCAAGCTGCTACGTACGCCGATTACTGTATTGTGGGTTATCGCACTGGCTGTTATCGCAGCCGCAGGTTATTACTATTTGACTCGTACCGGAAATGCGGGTACGGTGTCGAACACGGAGTTGGTCTTCCGGAACTTCCTTGAAAATGCGTTTGGTGTACGTCCGCGCAATAAGGAATTTTTGATGGCTCACCCACTGTTTATTGCAGGGGCATTCCTGGCTTTGAAATATCGCAAAGCAATCTATTTGCTGATTATAGCTGCTATTGGTCAAGCCTCTATGGTGGATACCTTTGCTCACATTCACTCTCCAGCGGCATTGTCGCTTAGTCGCGGGCTGTTAGGATTGGGCTTGGGCCTGGTGCTGGGAATCATCGCAATTGTCGTGTGGCAAGTGCTGGAAGGGTGTTGGAAGAAATGGTCACCACAGCTCAAACGATAA
- a CDS encoding phospho-sugar mutase: MTQLSKKALEGIESWLQDPYIDEETKQELRALEGNEQELEDRFYKELEFGTGGLRGVIGAGSNRMNRYVIGRATQGLARYILEQHAGKEGKPSVVIAHDSRHFSPEFALDAALVLAGNGIVAKLFPSLRPTPQLSFSVRHLGASGGIVVTASHNPPEYNGYKVYNDEGGQLVPDQAEQVIGYIREVPSFADIRSLTREEAEAQGLLVWLGEDEDEAFVDTVASVSVNRELIAAGPGKNFKVVFTPLHGTGNVPVRRVLEKIGFEQVHIVPEQELPDAEFSTVKSPNPEERDAFKLAIALGEKIGADLLIGTDPDADRMGAVVKNRDGEYVVLSGNQSGAIMVYYLLNQLKETGKLPNNGAVIKTIVTSEMGAVIAEHFGATVFNTLTGFKYIGEKMNQFDQTGEYTYLFGYEESYGYLAGNYARDKDAVLAAMLIAEAAAYYSTQGKTLYDVLQELYEQFGYFLEKLESRTLKGKDGVAQIQGKMTDWRNNAPQEIAGVKVDKVLDYSQGLDGLPQENVLKFLLEDGSWFCLRPSGTEPKIKVYFAVRGSSLADAEQRISHLVDAVMARVDA, translated from the coding sequence ATGACGCAGTTGAGTAAAAAAGCACTAGAAGGCATTGAGAGCTGGCTGCAAGACCCTTATATTGATGAAGAGACCAAACAGGAGTTGCGCGCATTGGAAGGCAACGAGCAGGAACTGGAGGATCGCTTTTACAAAGAGTTGGAATTTGGTACAGGCGGTCTGCGTGGAGTGATCGGGGCAGGAAGTAACCGGATGAACCGTTACGTCATTGGACGGGCGACTCAAGGGCTGGCTCGCTATATTTTAGAACAGCATGCTGGTAAAGAAGGCAAGCCTTCGGTTGTTATTGCACATGATTCGCGTCATTTTTCACCAGAATTTGCTCTGGATGCAGCTTTGGTGCTGGCGGGCAATGGTATCGTGGCTAAGTTGTTCCCTTCCTTGCGTCCAACGCCACAGCTTTCGTTTAGTGTACGTCATTTGGGAGCCAGTGGAGGGATTGTTGTGACAGCGAGTCACAATCCTCCTGAGTATAATGGATACAAGGTATACAACGATGAAGGGGGTCAGCTTGTTCCAGATCAGGCTGAACAGGTAATTGGTTATATCCGCGAGGTTCCTTCGTTTGCCGACATTCGCAGTCTGACACGTGAGGAAGCAGAGGCACAGGGATTGTTGGTTTGGCTTGGAGAAGATGAAGATGAAGCGTTTGTAGATACGGTAGCCAGTGTGAGTGTGAACCGTGAGCTGATTGCAGCCGGACCAGGCAAAAACTTCAAAGTTGTGTTTACACCTCTCCATGGCACTGGAAATGTACCGGTTCGTCGTGTGCTGGAGAAAATCGGTTTTGAACAGGTGCATATTGTGCCTGAGCAAGAGTTGCCAGATGCTGAATTTTCGACTGTCAAGTCGCCAAACCCAGAAGAACGTGATGCGTTTAAGCTGGCAATTGCGCTGGGTGAGAAAATTGGTGCAGATCTGTTGATTGGAACAGACCCTGATGCTGACCGTATGGGTGCAGTTGTGAAAAACCGTGATGGCGAATATGTGGTATTGTCCGGTAATCAGTCTGGCGCGATCATGGTTTACTACTTGTTGAATCAACTGAAAGAAACAGGCAAGCTTCCGAATAATGGGGCTGTTATCAAAACCATCGTAACCAGCGAAATGGGTGCAGTCATTGCCGAACATTTTGGAGCAACCGTGTTTAACACGCTAACTGGCTTCAAGTATATTGGCGAGAAAATGAACCAATTTGACCAAACTGGCGAGTACACCTACCTGTTTGGCTATGAAGAGAGCTATGGTTATTTGGCAGGGAATTATGCTCGCGATAAGGATGCTGTCTTGGCGGCTATGCTGATCGCTGAAGCTGCTGCTTATTACAGCACCCAAGGTAAGACGCTCTATGATGTTTTACAAGAGCTGTACGAGCAGTTTGGTTACTTCCTTGAGAAGCTGGAGTCTCGTACCCTTAAGGGTAAGGATGGAGTGGCACAAATTCAGGGCAAAATGACCGATTGGCGTAACAACGCGCCTCAAGAGATTGCAGGCGTGAAGGTAGACAAGGTACTGGACTACTCACAAGGTCTGGACGGACTTCCACAGGAAAATGTACTCAAATTCTTACTGGAGGACGGTTCGTGGTTTTGCCTGCGCCCTTCGGGCACAGAGCCGAAAATCAAAGTATACTTTGCGGTACGCGGTTCCTCGCTGGCAGACGCGGAGCAAAGAATCAGCCATCTGGTCGATGCTGTTATGGCTCGCGTAGACGCTTGA